The Paenibacillus sp. RUD330 genome has a segment encoding these proteins:
- a CDS encoding sigma 54-interacting transcriptional regulator: protein MRHQLPAGCSIMTQDFALWTEEEAGSGILPQAGIVTFIRSAEGLYEWLVPGSPGNSGRIAVHAVPEGTGLGELADIAGDCPYALLTGTSGQPSGMVRMSDVRRELALAYRQLKAGFDAALEASEIAITVINEHSEVIAWTADAERMFGIRRDDILGKQASDFFPKERLQVLRTLHTGDAVRQMQHQPRQDIHAMINARPIELDGKVIGAVAAEIDITSQIRMNKQLFTMAAKVQHLEREVAKLSPTSDPFASIKGTSAALKTSVETARKIGSTQATALILGESGVGKELYARAIHDSREKAGAPFIAINCGAIPPSLFESELFGYERGAFSGADPRGKKGKIEMAGGGTLFLDEIGEMPLDMQVKLLRVLQEKKYYAVGGSALKLADCRIIAATNRDLKAMIADNKFREDLYYRLNVVTLDVPPLRHRKSDIYELIQTFLPEFSVAYGRFIEACPSEVVQAMMSYDWPGNVRELRNAVERLVILSSDGELKPEYLPGPVLSAPGSAPPAAPVKEAQAGARLQSMKDEVEKQKILEMLEAEKGNKRAVAKKLDISRATLYNRMKRLGLPL, encoded by the coding sequence ATGAGGCACCAGCTTCCAGCAGGCTGCAGCATCATGACGCAAGACTTTGCCCTATGGACCGAGGAAGAGGCAGGCTCCGGCATTTTGCCCCAGGCGGGCATCGTTACCTTCATCCGCTCTGCGGAAGGGCTCTACGAATGGCTCGTGCCCGGCTCTCCCGGCAATTCCGGCCGAATCGCGGTCCATGCCGTTCCGGAAGGAACCGGACTCGGCGAGCTGGCCGACATTGCCGGGGACTGTCCCTACGCGCTGCTTACCGGGACATCCGGACAGCCCAGCGGCATGGTCCGCATGAGCGATGTCCGCCGGGAGCTTGCGCTCGCCTACCGGCAGCTCAAGGCGGGCTTCGACGCGGCTCTGGAAGCCTCGGAGATTGCGATTACGGTCATCAACGAGCACAGCGAGGTGATCGCTTGGACCGCCGACGCGGAGCGGATGTTCGGCATCCGCCGCGATGACATTCTCGGCAAGCAGGCATCGGACTTTTTCCCCAAGGAGCGTCTTCAGGTGCTGCGCACGCTGCATACGGGCGACGCCGTCCGGCAGATGCAGCACCAGCCGCGGCAGGACATCCATGCCATGATCAACGCCCGCCCGATCGAGCTGGACGGCAAGGTGATCGGGGCGGTAGCGGCGGAGATCGACATCACCTCCCAGATCCGGATGAACAAGCAGCTGTTCACGATGGCGGCCAAAGTCCAGCATTTGGAGCGGGAGGTCGCCAAGCTCAGCCCGACGAGCGATCCTTTCGCCTCCATCAAGGGAACGAGCGCGGCGCTCAAGACCTCCGTCGAGACGGCCCGCAAGATCGGCTCCACCCAGGCGACGGCGCTCATCCTCGGCGAAAGCGGTGTCGGCAAGGAGCTGTACGCGCGCGCCATCCACGATTCGAGGGAGAAGGCCGGAGCTCCGTTCATCGCCATCAACTGCGGCGCGATCCCTCCCTCGCTGTTCGAGAGCGAGCTGTTCGGCTATGAGCGCGGAGCGTTCTCCGGCGCCGATCCCAGAGGCAAGAAGGGCAAGATCGAAATGGCCGGAGGCGGCACTCTTTTTCTCGACGAGATCGGGGAAATGCCTCTCGACATGCAGGTCAAGCTGCTGCGCGTACTGCAGGAGAAGAAGTATTACGCGGTCGGCGGCTCGGCCTTGAAGCTTGCGGATTGCCGGATCATCGCCGCCACGAACCGCGATCTCAAAGCCATGATCGCCGACAATAAATTCCGCGAGGATCTGTACTACCGCCTCAATGTCGTCACGCTCGACGTGCCTCCGCTTCGGCATCGGAAGAGCGACATTTATGAGCTGATCCAGACCTTCCTCCCGGAGTTCTCCGTCGCCTACGGCCGATTCATCGAGGCTTGTCCGAGCGAAGTGGTGCAGGCGATGATGAGCTACGATTGGCCCGGCAACGTCCGGGAGCTGCGCAATGCGGTCGAGAGGCTCGTCATTCTGTCCTCGGACGGAGAGCTCAAGCCGGAGTACTTGCCAGGGCCGGTGCTGAGCGCTCCGGGCTCGGCGCCGCCGGCCGCCCCCGTCAAGGAAGCGCAGGCCGGCGCCCGGCTGCAGTCCATGAAGGATGAGGTCGAGAAGCAGAAGATTCTCGAAATGCTGGAGGCCGAAAAAGGCAACAAGCGGGCCGTCGCCAAAAAGCTCGATATCTCGCGGGCGACGCTGTACAACCGGATGAAGCGGCTGGGATTGCCGCTTTAG
- a CDS encoding sugar phosphate nucleotidyltransferase: MRIILLSGGSGKRLWPLSNDVRSKLFLKLLPGEDGRLESMIQRVCRQLAAAGLAAQAAIVTHRSQAEITRSHVGLGIPIIEESRKRGTYAAVAQACSYLAGELKADRDEIVCVLPVDLFVESDFFDLLQRLPQTLQQAGADIALVGTAPSHPSSQYGYIVPERKKRASRGKKEAAEAGDGKELPWFSVERFAEKPDPPTAASLIRRGALWNCGVFAFRLGYMLERMGGDERLAADGERREGFRGLRESSFDEEVVERCSRRAALLYEGPWHDLGSWETFVSHMGGTQIGPGHVAEGSHNTHLINELSSPIHVIGLCDVIVAASPDGILVASKSEASRIKSMLGEQARLPMYEEKRWGICRTIDYAETEDGAVLTRRVELQPGSHTSYHLHERKEEVWTVLAGTGRFMLEDQIYTVGPGDVMRFPPGARHGVKAVTELLCMQVEIGDVLDEKDIERLLMSW; encoded by the coding sequence TTGCGCATCATTTTGTTGTCCGGAGGATCCGGCAAGCGGCTCTGGCCGCTGTCCAACGACGTTCGCTCCAAGCTGTTCCTGAAGCTCCTTCCTGGAGAGGACGGACGCCTGGAGTCGATGATCCAACGAGTCTGCCGCCAGCTCGCCGCGGCAGGCCTCGCGGCCCAAGCGGCGATCGTGACGCATCGCAGCCAGGCCGAAATCACGCGGAGCCATGTCGGGCTCGGCATTCCCATTATCGAGGAGAGCCGCAAGCGGGGCACCTATGCCGCGGTGGCGCAGGCATGCTCCTATCTCGCAGGCGAGCTGAAGGCAGACCGGGATGAGATCGTCTGCGTCTTGCCCGTCGATTTGTTCGTGGAATCCGATTTCTTCGACCTGCTGCAGCGGCTGCCGCAGACGCTGCAGCAGGCGGGCGCGGACATCGCTCTCGTCGGCACCGCTCCCTCCCATCCCTCCAGCCAATATGGCTATATCGTTCCGGAGCGGAAGAAGCGGGCCTCGCGCGGGAAGAAGGAGGCGGCTGAAGCAGGAGATGGCAAGGAGCTGCCCTGGTTTTCCGTCGAAAGGTTCGCGGAAAAGCCCGATCCGCCGACAGCCGCGAGCCTGATTCGCCGGGGAGCGCTCTGGAACTGCGGGGTGTTCGCCTTTCGGCTCGGCTACATGCTGGAGAGGATGGGCGGCGACGAGCGGCTGGCCGCGGACGGTGAGCGGCGAGAGGGCTTCCGCGGGCTGCGGGAATCGAGCTTCGACGAGGAGGTCGTCGAGCGGTGCAGCCGCCGGGCTGCGCTTCTCTATGAGGGGCCTTGGCATGATCTGGGCAGCTGGGAAACGTTCGTCAGCCATATGGGCGGCACGCAGATCGGGCCTGGGCATGTCGCTGAAGGCTCGCACAACACCCATCTGATCAATGAGCTGAGCAGCCCGATCCATGTGATCGGCTTGTGCGATGTCATCGTGGCGGCAAGCCCGGACGGCATTCTCGTCGCCAGCAAGAGCGAGGCGAGCCGTATCAAGAGCATGCTGGGCGAGCAGGCGCGGCTGCCGATGTACGAGGAGAAGCGATGGGGAATATGCCGGACGATCGATTACGCCGAGACCGAGGACGGGGCGGTGCTGACGCGCCGCGTGGAATTGCAGCCGGGCAGCCACACAAGCTACCATCTGCATGAGCGCAAGGAAGAGGTGTGGACGGTGCTGGCCGGAACCGGCCGCTTCATGCTCGAGGACCAGATCTATACGGTCGGACCCGGGGATGTGATGCGGTTTCCTCCTGGCGCCAGGCACGGAGTGAAGGCCGTCACGGAGCTGCTCTGCATGCAGGTCGAGATCGGCGATGTGCTGGATGAAAAAGACATCGAGCGGCTGCTGATGAGCTGGTAG
- a CDS encoding glycosyltransferase family 4 protein, producing MPKQAMAIDWRGPIGRGSGLGSASREYARALRRQGFRVEARDGMGVYGGRRKSTGRRMLVYHYPPHTMNPAAARAQYDKVVLNTVWETTRIPVRWRSSINRYDAVVVPSRHNLKAMRDSGVKVPLHLAPHGVDTAAFRPSNPPFPIPGGQGRFVFLSVFGFQHRKNPEALLRAYWEEFTDKDNVLLVIKTSGYGARESGAWIREKIRRYRRSLRIAHRTAPIVLLTRRMSARELRGLYTAASAFVLPTRGEGVGMPFMEALASGIPVIATAWGGQMDFLKPSNSFLVPYSLKSPAASMGKPSAISHTFRSLFAEKGQLWAEADASKLKEQMRKASSNPALCREKGAKGRRDMIGMSWRKAGEALAKALEAVRSGKKGQPAGASSGKRLPVRASGTKSGASRQTPQRASARLAGTGAASSRQAPGRAVPSRREMLAPQGVWRAKKP from the coding sequence ATGCCGAAGCAGGCTATGGCAATCGATTGGCGCGGCCCGATCGGCCGCGGCAGCGGGCTCGGCAGCGCCAGCAGGGAATATGCGCGAGCGCTGCGGAGGCAGGGGTTCCGGGTCGAGGCGCGCGACGGCATGGGCGTCTATGGAGGGAGGCGGAAGAGCACGGGCCGGCGCATGCTCGTTTACCATTATCCGCCCCATACGATGAATCCTGCGGCAGCCAGGGCGCAGTATGACAAGGTCGTCTTGAATACCGTCTGGGAGACGACCCGCATTCCCGTACGATGGCGCTCCTCCATCAACCGATATGACGCGGTGGTCGTCCCGAGCCGGCATAACCTCAAGGCGATGCGCGACAGCGGGGTGAAGGTGCCGCTGCACCTGGCTCCCCATGGGGTGGACACGGCTGCTTTCCGGCCGTCCAATCCGCCTTTCCCGATTCCCGGCGGCCAAGGCCGGTTCGTCTTCCTCTCCGTGTTCGGGTTCCAGCACCGCAAAAATCCGGAGGCGCTGCTTCGAGCTTATTGGGAAGAGTTCACCGACAAGGACAATGTGCTGCTGGTCATCAAGACCAGCGGGTACGGAGCCCGGGAGAGCGGGGCCTGGATTCGGGAGAAAATACGGCGCTATCGGCGCTCTCTGCGCATCGCCCATCGAACCGCGCCGATTGTCCTGCTCACCCGCCGCATGAGCGCTCGGGAGCTCAGAGGCCTGTACACGGCTGCGTCGGCCTTCGTGCTGCCGACGCGCGGCGAAGGGGTGGGCATGCCGTTCATGGAGGCGCTGGCGAGCGGGATTCCCGTCATTGCGACGGCATGGGGCGGCCAGATGGATTTCCTGAAGCCTTCCAATTCCTTTCTCGTGCCCTACTCGCTGAAAAGCCCCGCCGCCTCGATGGGCAAGCCTTCCGCCATCTCCCATACGTTCCGGAGCCTGTTCGCCGAGAAGGGCCAGCTGTGGGCGGAGGCCGATGCCTCCAAGCTCAAGGAGCAGATGCGAAAGGCGAGCTCGAATCCGGCCTTGTGCCGCGAGAAGGGAGCCAAGGGCCGCCGAGATATGATCGGCATGAGCTGGCGGAAGGCCGGCGAGGCGCTGGCGAAAGCGCTGGAAGCGGTCCGCTCCGGCAAGAAGGGGCAGCCGGCAGGAGCTTCATCCGGAAAGCGGCTGCCGGTCCGGGCGTCCGGAACCAAGTCCGGGGCGTCCCGCCAGACGCCGCAGCGAGCCTCGGCCCGGTTGGCGGGGACCGGCGCCGCTTCATCCCGGCAGGCTCCGGGCAGGGCTGTTCCGTCCCGGCGAGAGATGCTTGCGCCGCAGGGTGTCTGGCGGGCAAAGAAGCCGTGA
- a CDS encoding DUF6492 family protein, translated as MPSHSVPSGGASTRIDVLIPAIEKDLGTLPHAVQAVRRQSLHPIGEIVVVAPRTEAMQSACRTHGWRFVDENTVLPLTKKDITYRSAKWDRSGWLFQQLLKLSGDKIVKAEHFLVLDADTVLIRPHSFRSGGKTTFYTRSWSQPEYFRTYKKLMGRAPSAPRSLVTHYMLFEKSKLRELKRDIERRHGMSWHRAILKSIDRTKQFGFSEYETYGNFVYSRYPGSVQLRKALNRGLHGRASRLTPQRSKELAAKYRSVSFHERKGYVRSGSKAAGRIRQLSLQGRTSLPGGAAASKRVYR; from the coding sequence ATGCCCAGCCATTCCGTCCCATCCGGCGGCGCCAGCACCCGGATCGACGTGCTTATCCCCGCAATCGAGAAGGACCTCGGGACGCTGCCTCATGCCGTCCAAGCCGTTCGCCGCCAATCTCTGCACCCCATCGGCGAGATTGTCGTCGTCGCGCCGCGTACGGAAGCGATGCAGTCGGCCTGCCGCACCCATGGATGGAGGTTCGTGGACGAAAATACGGTGCTTCCCCTGACGAAGAAGGATATCACCTACCGCTCGGCCAAGTGGGACCGTTCCGGCTGGCTGTTCCAGCAGCTGCTCAAGCTGAGCGGCGACAAGATCGTCAAGGCCGAGCATTTTCTCGTTCTCGACGCCGATACGGTGCTGATTCGTCCCCATTCGTTCCGCTCGGGGGGGAAGACGACATTTTATACCCGGAGCTGGAGCCAGCCGGAGTATTTCCGCACGTACAAAAAGCTGATGGGACGCGCTCCGTCGGCTCCCCGTTCGCTCGTCACGCACTATATGCTGTTCGAGAAAAGCAAGCTGCGCGAGCTGAAGCGCGATATCGAGCGGAGGCACGGCATGAGCTGGCATCGCGCCATTCTCAAAAGCATCGACCGGACGAAGCAATTCGGCTTCAGCGAATATGAGACGTATGGCAATTTTGTCTACAGCCGCTATCCCGGCAGCGTCCAGCTCCGCAAAGCGTTGAACCGCGGGCTTCATGGGCGGGCGAGCCGGCTGACGCCGCAGCGCAGCAAGGAGCTTGCCGCGAAATACCGCTCCGTCAGCTTCCATGAACGCAAAGGCTATGTCCGCAGCGGAAGTAAGGCGGCGGGCCGGATCAGGCAGCTTTCCTTGCAGGGCCGGACATCTCTGCCCGGAGGAGCCGCTGCTTCCAAGAGGGTCTATCGCTGA
- the pepT gene encoding peptidase T has protein sequence MKQDLIRRLIAYAQVDTQSDENSETCPSTPGQLELARQLAAELKEIGLTEVSLDDNGYVMATLPATTDKPAPTIGFLAHMDTSPDLTGTGVRPQIVEGYDGGDIVLDAENGILLSPREFPELAAYKGQTLITTDGRTLLGADDKAGIAEIMTAMAYLAAHPEIPHGKVRVGFLPDEEIGRGPHRFDVAAFDAQFAYTMDGGPLGELEYESFNAAQAVVTIQGKSVHPGTAKGKMINSAAIGMAFHGRLPAGEVPEFTEGYEGFYHLSSIEGTVDKTRLKYIIRDFDRQSFENRKSAMETIADEFRQTYGKDSITLELTDQYYNMREKIEPVMEIVELARQALLDSGVEPIIKPIRGGTDGSQLSYMGLPTPNIFAGGENFHGRYEFVSAESMEKAAEVIIRIVALAPEQA, from the coding sequence TTGAAGCAGGATTTGATCCGCAGGCTCATCGCCTATGCGCAGGTGGACACGCAGTCGGACGAGAACAGCGAGACTTGCCCTTCCACGCCCGGCCAGCTTGAGCTCGCCCGGCAGCTCGCCGCCGAGCTGAAGGAAATCGGATTGACGGAGGTGTCGCTGGACGACAACGGCTATGTCATGGCGACCCTTCCAGCTACGACGGACAAGCCGGCGCCTACGATCGGCTTCCTCGCCCACATGGACACTTCTCCCGACCTTACCGGGACCGGTGTGCGGCCGCAGATCGTCGAGGGCTACGACGGCGGCGATATCGTTCTCGATGCGGAGAACGGCATCCTGCTCTCCCCCCGCGAATTCCCCGAGCTGGCCGCCTACAAGGGCCAGACGTTGATTACGACGGACGGCCGCACGCTGCTCGGGGCGGACGACAAAGCCGGCATCGCCGAAATCATGACGGCTATGGCTTATCTGGCCGCCCATCCGGAAATCCCCCACGGCAAGGTGCGCGTCGGCTTCCTCCCGGACGAGGAGATCGGCCGCGGCCCGCATCGCTTCGACGTCGCGGCCTTCGATGCGCAATTCGCCTACACGATGGACGGCGGCCCGCTGGGCGAGCTGGAGTACGAGAGCTTCAACGCCGCCCAGGCGGTCGTCACGATCCAGGGCAAGAGCGTCCATCCCGGCACGGCCAAGGGCAAGATGATCAACTCCGCCGCAATCGGGATGGCTTTCCACGGCAGGCTGCCCGCCGGCGAGGTGCCGGAATTCACGGAAGGCTACGAAGGCTTCTATCACTTGAGCTCGATCGAAGGCACCGTCGACAAAACCCGGCTGAAGTACATCATCCGCGATTTCGACCGCCAGAGCTTCGAGAACCGCAAGAGCGCCATGGAGACCATCGCCGATGAGTTCCGCCAAACCTACGGCAAGGACAGCATCACGCTGGAGCTGACGGATCAGTACTACAACATGCGGGAGAAGATCGAGCCGGTCATGGAAATCGTGGAGCTGGCCCGCCAGGCGCTGCTGGATTCCGGCGTGGAGCCGATCATCAAGCCGATCCGCGGCGGCACCGACGGCTCCCAGCTCAGCTACATGGGCCTGCCGACGCCGAATATCTTTGCCGGCGGCGAGAACTTCCACGGCCGGTACGAATTCGTATCCGCCGAGAGCATGGAGAAGGCGGCTGAGGTCATCATCCGGATCGTCGCGCTCGCGCCGGAGCAGGCTTAG
- a CDS encoding glycosyltransferase family 1 protein encodes MRVALFTDTYVPQRNGAARTLGRLAAYLEKRGIEPLVLTPRCSADTEQSFVRSYPSIPFFLYPECRIAVPNPISLKAELNRFRPDLIHLATPFNIGLSGLLYARKNAIPHVASYHTHFDRYLAYYGLQHASRLYWRYAHWFHRTCAATFVPSRETLFSLYRQRFGGLRLWQRGVDCSAYRPNLRSPDEIRGQFGLPGKKLALYVGRLAPEKDLATLAAVMNGLSGETREQLHLLVVGDGPLLPELRRQMPDNVTFAGYREGAELARLYASADMFLFPSSTETFGNVVLEAMASGLPVIGAEAGGVKELVRQGRTGLLCPPGDPASFIDALERLLARPEEASSMGEAGRREALGRSWDQVLGGIVDQYEEILRAKAESSRDWKGISVS; translated from the coding sequence ATGCGAGTCGCCTTGTTCACCGATACCTATGTGCCTCAGAGAAACGGAGCCGCGCGCACGCTCGGACGTCTGGCCGCTTACCTGGAAAAGAGGGGCATCGAGCCGCTTGTGCTGACGCCCCGCTGCTCCGCCGATACGGAACAGAGCTTCGTAAGGAGCTACCCCAGCATCCCCTTCTTCCTGTATCCCGAATGCCGGATCGCCGTGCCCAATCCCATCTCCCTCAAAGCCGAGCTGAACCGTTTCCGTCCCGACCTGATCCACCTGGCGACTCCGTTCAACATCGGCTTGAGCGGACTTCTTTATGCCCGCAAAAACGCCATCCCCCATGTCGCCTCCTACCACACCCACTTCGACCGGTATCTGGCCTACTACGGCCTTCAGCATGCCTCTCGGCTCTATTGGCGCTATGCCCATTGGTTCCATCGGACATGCGCCGCCACCTTCGTCCCTTCGCGGGAGACGCTGTTCTCCCTCTACCGGCAGCGCTTCGGCGGCCTCCGGTTATGGCAGCGGGGAGTGGACTGCAGCGCCTACCGCCCGAATCTCAGGTCGCCGGACGAGATCCGCGGGCAATTCGGCCTGCCGGGGAAAAAGCTGGCTCTCTATGTCGGGAGGCTCGCGCCGGAAAAGGATCTCGCCACCCTCGCAGCCGTCATGAACGGGCTGTCCGGCGAAACCCGCGAGCAGCTCCATCTGCTCGTCGTCGGCGACGGCCCGCTGCTGCCCGAGCTGCGCCGCCAGATGCCGGACAACGTCACCTTTGCCGGATACCGGGAAGGCGCGGAGCTGGCGCGCCTATACGCTTCGGCAGACATGTTCCTCTTCCCCTCCAGCACGGAGACTTTCGGCAACGTCGTCCTGGAAGCCATGGCGAGCGGGCTTCCGGTCATCGGAGCGGAAGCCGGCGGCGTCAAGGAGCTCGTCCGCCAAGGACGCACCGGCCTCCTGTGTCCGCCGGGCGATCCGGCCTCCTTCATCGACGCGCTTGAGCGGCTGCTTGCCCGCCCCGAGGAGGCCTCATCCATGGGAGAGGCGGGCAGAAGAGAGGCGCTGGGCCGATCCTGGGACCAGGTGCTGGGGGGCATCGTGGATCAATACGAGGAAATTCTGCGCGCCAAAGCGGAATCCAGCCGCGACTGGAAAGGCATTTCCGTCTCCTAG